One Actinospica robiniae DSM 44927 genomic region harbors:
- a CDS encoding ABC transporter ATP-binding protein: protein MPKLAALRTAIQGTARATADATALAWSAGRHLVLAQAAVALLGAVLPVAAAWLSKDTLDLIAAPGRHSGLLAVGSALAGAGLLIGLLPHAERYAREESQRRTGLLAQDRLFAAIEDLVGLSRFEDPAFIDRLRLANQAGGVGPGAVVTGVVGIGRGVLMSAGFVISLAAISPWVAVAVMLSAVPALIAELALARRRAATMWRIAPSVRRELFFQHLLTSVQAAKELRLFAAGRHLRDRMAVERRSANLAQRDMDRRELAGQTGLALVTAVTAGAALLWALAAAGQGRLTVGDVSLLIGSVAGIQGALSGLVTEVSTAHQQLLVFGHFRAVLAGGPDLPVAAKPSPTPALRRGIELRGVWFRYSDAHPWALRDVNLSIPYGSSVALIGRNGAGKSTLVKLLCRLYDPQRGAVLWDGVDVRDLDPAELRERIGAVFQDFMCYDLTALENIALGDLGRATDRERIHAAARRAAIHDTVAALPRGYDTPLSRLFPADDDDDESGGAGGGSGMPLSGGQWQRLALARAYLRGERDVLILDEPSSGIDAEAEHEIHLRLRELRAGRTSVLVSHRLGAVRDADLLVVLENGQIVERGTHAELIEADGRYARMFETQARAYAVGAESPVRQEVG, encoded by the coding sequence GTGCCGAAGCTCGCCGCTCTGCGCACGGCGATTCAGGGCACTGCGCGCGCGACAGCCGATGCAACGGCTCTCGCTTGGAGCGCCGGGCGCCATCTCGTTCTCGCCCAGGCCGCGGTCGCGTTGCTCGGCGCGGTGCTGCCGGTCGCCGCGGCCTGGCTGAGCAAGGACACGCTCGACCTGATCGCCGCGCCGGGCCGCCACAGCGGACTGCTCGCGGTCGGCTCCGCGCTGGCGGGGGCGGGACTGCTGATCGGCCTGCTCCCGCATGCCGAGCGGTACGCGCGCGAGGAGTCGCAGCGGCGCACCGGGCTGCTCGCCCAGGACCGCTTGTTCGCCGCCATCGAAGACCTCGTCGGCCTGAGCAGGTTCGAAGACCCCGCGTTCATCGACCGGTTGCGCCTGGCGAACCAGGCCGGCGGCGTCGGGCCGGGCGCGGTGGTGACCGGTGTGGTCGGCATCGGTCGCGGGGTACTGATGTCAGCGGGCTTCGTCATCTCACTCGCCGCGATCAGTCCGTGGGTCGCGGTGGCCGTCATGCTCTCCGCGGTGCCGGCGTTGATCGCCGAACTCGCCCTGGCCCGGCGGCGGGCCGCGACGATGTGGCGAATCGCGCCCTCGGTGCGGCGCGAACTGTTCTTCCAGCACCTGCTGACCTCCGTCCAGGCGGCCAAGGAGTTGCGACTGTTCGCGGCCGGCCGTCACCTGCGTGACCGGATGGCGGTCGAGCGCCGCTCGGCGAACCTGGCCCAGCGGGACATGGACCGACGCGAGCTGGCCGGCCAGACCGGACTGGCCTTGGTCACCGCCGTCACGGCGGGCGCCGCGTTGCTCTGGGCCTTGGCGGCGGCCGGGCAGGGCCGGTTGACAGTCGGCGATGTATCGCTGCTGATCGGTTCCGTCGCGGGCATCCAGGGCGCGCTGTCGGGGCTGGTCACCGAGGTCTCGACCGCGCACCAGCAACTGCTGGTCTTCGGCCACTTCCGGGCCGTGCTGGCCGGCGGCCCCGATCTGCCGGTAGCCGCGAAGCCCTCCCCCACCCCCGCGCTGCGCCGTGGCATAGAACTCAGAGGCGTGTGGTTCCGCTACTCCGACGCTCATCCCTGGGCCCTGCGGGACGTGAACCTGAGCATCCCGTACGGCTCCTCGGTGGCGTTGATCGGCCGCAACGGCGCCGGGAAGAGCACCCTGGTCAAGTTGCTGTGCCGGCTCTACGACCCGCAGCGAGGCGCAGTGCTCTGGGACGGGGTGGACGTGCGCGACCTCGACCCGGCCGAGCTGCGAGAGCGGATCGGCGCGGTGTTCCAGGACTTCATGTGCTACGACCTGACCGCCCTCGAGAACATCGCCCTCGGCGATCTCGGCCGCGCCACCGATCGCGAACGGATCCACGCCGCCGCACGCCGGGCCGCGATCCACGACACGGTCGCGGCGTTGCCCCGCGGCTACGACACGCCGCTGTCCCGGCTCTTTCCCGCCGACGACGACGATGACGAAAGCGGCGGGGCAGGCGGCGGGTCCGGCATGCCGCTGTCCGGCGGCCAGTGGCAGCGGCTCGCCCTGGCCCGCGCGTACCTGCGCGGCGAACGAGACGTGCTCATCCTGGACGAACCGAGCTCGGGGATCGACGCGGAAGCGGAGCACGAGATTCACCTGCGCCTGCGCGAGCTCCGCGCCGGACGCACCAGCGTTCTGGTCTCGCACCGGCTCGGCGCCGTCCGGGACGCGGATCTGTTGGTGGTCCTGGAAAACGGGCAGATCGTGGAGCGCGGCACGCACGCCGAACTCATCGAGGCGGACGGCCGCTACGCCCGGATGTTCGAGACCCAGGCCCGGGCGTACGCGGTGGGCGCCGAATCTCCGGTGCGACAGGAGGTCGGGTGA
- a CDS encoding EamA family transporter, with product MRESAAGGGRAGITAMTAIAPAVWGTTYIVTTQFLPGGHPLFAGLMRSLPAGIIALICSRALPHGSWWWKALVLGTLNIGAFFPLLFLTAQRLPGGVAATLGATQPIIVAVLVVLVLRERFSVWRVGWGAVGVTGVGMAVLGPDAALDPTGVLAGMAGAASMALGVVLTKRWGRPEGVSALGLAGWQLTAGGLVLLIPTFAIEGVPAHIDGRGIAGYLWLGLIGGLLTYTIWFSGIRRLPVTATALLSPLSPLIAAALGAIFLGQSLNLIQLAGFVLAVAAMLAGQLTPRAATGGRDVRAQALLETDMRTLTSPSPCCCRDWCRRGDKPG from the coding sequence ATGAGAGAGAGCGCCGCCGGTGGCGGCAGGGCCGGGATCACGGCCATGACGGCGATAGCTCCGGCGGTGTGGGGCACGACCTATATCGTCACGACCCAGTTCCTGCCCGGCGGGCACCCCCTCTTCGCCGGGTTGATGCGTTCGCTCCCGGCCGGGATCATCGCCCTGATCTGCTCCCGCGCGCTGCCGCATGGCTCGTGGTGGTGGAAGGCGCTGGTGCTCGGGACGCTGAACATCGGGGCGTTCTTCCCGCTGCTGTTCCTGACGGCGCAGCGCCTGCCCGGCGGGGTCGCCGCGACGCTGGGTGCGACCCAGCCGATCATCGTCGCCGTGCTGGTCGTCCTCGTCCTTCGCGAACGCTTCTCCGTCTGGCGAGTGGGCTGGGGCGCCGTCGGCGTCACCGGGGTCGGGATGGCCGTGCTCGGCCCCGATGCCGCGCTCGACCCGACCGGCGTCCTCGCGGGCATGGCCGGTGCGGCGTCGATGGCGCTCGGAGTCGTCTTGACGAAGCGCTGGGGCCGCCCCGAAGGTGTCAGCGCCCTCGGACTGGCCGGGTGGCAGCTCACCGCAGGCGGCCTGGTGCTGCTGATCCCCACCTTCGCGATAGAGGGTGTCCCCGCGCATATCGACGGGCGTGGCATCGCCGGATATCTGTGGCTCGGGCTGATCGGCGGGCTGCTCACCTACACGATCTGGTTCTCCGGCATCCGCCGCCTGCCGGTGACGGCCACGGCGCTGCTCAGCCCGCTTTCTCCGCTCATTGCGGCAGCCCTCGGCGCTATCTTCCTCGGCCAGTCTCTCAACCTGATCCAGCTTGCCGGGTTCGTACTCGCGGTCGCCGCGATGCTCGCCGGGCAACTCACTCCGCGCGCCGCAACCGGCGGCCGAGACGTGCGCGCCCAGGCTCTGCTCGAAACCGACATGCGAACCCTGACTTCACCCTCACCCTGCTGCTGCAGGGACTGGTGCCGCCGGGGTGACAAGCCGGGGTGA
- a CDS encoding AfsR/SARP family transcriptional regulator, with amino-acid sequence MEKARSAADLAGAEAARTRIAVLGPVQVWHEDCATRIKGARPQALLTVLLLEANRVVTLERLAELIWERPPASATANLRTYACRLRSALDGALGPAGARRLTATPSGYRLQVAAEESDICVFAQRMRRGLELSAGDPAAAAGYLESALGLWRGAAAEDVPRTQGLAGRLAALEDQRHRATEHLMQARLALGEHERLVGRLHELAVAHPTRERFWCQLIVANYRCGDPAAAISAFEQARQVLRRELGIAPGPEMTELYRRVLHRDPLLHAASRDGAWFASQHSVSLRERAILTPVVAEQAEKINGTGQDAANELFVGRADELARLLDHLAAPSAPHAPAAQRLAVISGGAGIGKSALAAKVARVLDGLGHARCIVLDLRGTTMGRAPLAPAVALRRLRELRGEAAGAEPLVVLDNAASAEQVSPLIQALAPCPVLITSRSVLATFGSAMRIDLAPLPLAESRRLLAALCGEQRTEGERDQIDALVRACGGLPLALHIAGTRLAARPEWSVTAFAEILADERCRLDELCGDGLSVRASFAVSYRALTEATGAAGAAAERAARLFGRLGRAGSTFVDADRAAGILGCDRVPAAAALGRLADARLLEPAGAGGYRISELMRLFAAEQLDRGEEQDEPGRHCARTRPVPRDVDVSCYRPSSLLRTTPSSRSVGR; translated from the coding sequence ATGGAAAAGGCCCGATCGGCAGCGGACCTCGCGGGGGCCGAGGCCGCACGGACGCGGATCGCCGTTCTCGGGCCGGTCCAGGTGTGGCACGAGGACTGCGCGACCCGGATCAAGGGGGCCCGGCCGCAAGCGCTGCTCACGGTGCTGCTGCTCGAAGCCAATCGGGTGGTGACGCTGGAGCGGCTGGCCGAGCTGATCTGGGAGCGGCCGCCGGCGTCGGCGACGGCGAATCTGCGCACGTACGCCTGTCGGCTGCGTTCCGCTCTGGACGGCGCGCTCGGGCCGGCCGGCGCACGACGGCTGACGGCGACGCCCTCGGGGTACCGGCTGCAGGTGGCGGCCGAGGAGTCGGACATCTGCGTCTTCGCCCAGCGGATGCGTCGCGGGCTCGAGTTGTCGGCCGGCGATCCCGCTGCGGCGGCCGGGTACCTGGAGTCCGCCCTGGGTCTCTGGCGTGGCGCGGCGGCCGAGGACGTGCCGCGGACGCAGGGACTTGCCGGCCGCCTGGCCGCGCTCGAGGACCAGCGCCACCGTGCGACGGAGCACCTCATGCAGGCCCGGCTGGCGCTGGGCGAACACGAGCGGCTCGTCGGCCGACTGCACGAGCTCGCCGTCGCCCACCCGACACGCGAGCGATTCTGGTGTCAACTGATTGTCGCGAACTACCGTTGCGGGGATCCGGCGGCAGCCATATCAGCCTTCGAACAGGCGCGGCAGGTCTTGCGCCGGGAGCTCGGCATAGCGCCGGGGCCGGAGATGACAGAGCTCTACCGGCGCGTCCTGCACCGGGATCCGTTGCTGCACGCCGCTTCCAGGGACGGGGCGTGGTTCGCGTCTCAGCATTCTGTGTCGTTGCGCGAGCGCGCGATACTCACACCGGTCGTGGCTGAGCAGGCCGAAAAGATAAACGGTACCGGGCAGGACGCGGCGAACGAGCTGTTCGTGGGAAGGGCGGATGAACTGGCCCGCCTGCTCGACCATCTGGCTGCTCCGAGCGCGCCGCACGCTCCGGCCGCGCAGCGCCTCGCCGTGATCAGTGGCGGCGCCGGGATCGGGAAGTCCGCGCTTGCGGCGAAAGTGGCGCGCGTGCTCGACGGGCTGGGGCACGCGCGCTGCATCGTGCTCGATCTGCGTGGCACGACCATGGGCCGAGCGCCGCTGGCTCCGGCCGTGGCGCTGCGCCGGCTGCGCGAACTGCGCGGGGAGGCCGCAGGGGCCGAGCCCTTGGTCGTGTTGGACAACGCGGCGAGCGCCGAGCAAGTGAGCCCCCTGATACAGGCGTTGGCGCCGTGTCCCGTCCTGATCACCAGCAGGTCCGTGTTGGCCACCTTCGGTTCGGCGATGCGGATCGACCTGGCGCCGCTTCCCCTGGCCGAGTCGCGGCGGTTGCTGGCCGCGTTGTGCGGCGAGCAGCGCACGGAAGGCGAGCGGGACCAGATCGATGCGTTGGTGCGCGCCTGCGGCGGACTACCGCTGGCGCTGCATATCGCAGGCACCCGGTTGGCCGCACGGCCGGAGTGGTCGGTCACCGCCTTCGCGGAGATCCTCGCGGACGAGCGGTGCCGCCTGGACGAACTGTGCGGCGACGGCTTGTCCGTGCGTGCGAGTTTCGCAGTGAGCTACCGCGCGTTGACCGAGGCCACCGGCGCCGCCGGCGCCGCTGCGGAACGGGCGGCGCGCCTTTTCGGCCGGCTGGGCCGGGCTGGGAGCACGTTCGTCGATGCGGATCGGGCCGCTGGGATACTCGGCTGCGACCGCGTGCCGGCCGCCGCCGCACTCGGTCGACTGGCCGACGCGCGCCTCCTCGAGCCCGCGGGCGCGGGCGGATACCGGATCAGCGAGCTGATGCGCCTTTTCGCGGCCGAACAGCTTGACCGCGGTGAGGAGCAGGACGAACCGGGAAGACACTGCGCGAGGACACGCCCCGTGCCCCGGGACGTCGACGTGTCCTGCTATCGGCCGTCCAGCCTTCTTCGGACGACGCCGAGCAGCCGTTCCGTGGGCAGATAG
- a CDS encoding LysR family transcriptional regulator gives MEFQQLRYVIALAEEASFTRAAARCHVVQSALSHQIKALENELGVALFARTSRRVELTSAGQAFLPAARASLEAAERAADDAAAASGLVRGRLSIGVIPTVTAIDLPAALRTFRQAHPQVKIVLRVAGSDELETAVTGGELDIAVLGLAAGRKPQAVAWRNLGTDRLVAVVSRDHPLAGRKRVSLEDLSGETFTDFPSGTPGRAQSDLAFTAAGIHREVAFEALATDLMIGLVREGLAITLLPSRYVPADPALATIKITDGPTRTEYLAWNALNPSPAAQAFITTAE, from the coding sequence ATGGAGTTCCAGCAGCTGAGGTACGTGATCGCTCTCGCCGAGGAGGCCAGCTTCACTCGCGCCGCCGCCCGCTGCCACGTGGTGCAGTCCGCGCTGAGCCACCAGATCAAAGCCCTCGAGAACGAACTCGGGGTCGCGCTCTTCGCCCGCACCAGCCGTCGAGTCGAACTCACCAGCGCCGGTCAGGCGTTCCTGCCCGCCGCCCGGGCCAGCCTCGAAGCCGCCGAACGGGCCGCCGACGACGCGGCCGCCGCATCCGGCCTGGTCCGGGGCCGTCTGAGCATCGGGGTGATCCCGACCGTCACCGCCATCGACCTTCCCGCAGCGCTACGCACCTTCCGGCAGGCGCATCCGCAAGTGAAGATCGTCCTCCGGGTCGCAGGCAGCGACGAACTCGAAACGGCTGTCACCGGCGGCGAACTCGACATCGCAGTGCTCGGCCTCGCGGCCGGCCGCAAGCCGCAGGCAGTCGCCTGGCGGAACCTCGGCACAGACCGGCTCGTCGCCGTCGTCAGCCGCGACCACCCCCTCGCCGGGCGCAAGAGGGTCAGCCTCGAAGACCTCTCCGGCGAGACGTTCACCGACTTCCCTTCAGGAACTCCGGGCCGTGCGCAGAGCGACCTCGCCTTCACCGCCGCCGGGATTCATCGGGAGGTCGCCTTCGAGGCGCTCGCCACGGACCTCATGATCGGCCTCGTACGCGAAGGGCTGGCGATCACGCTCCTGCCGTCTCGCTACGTACCCGCCGATCCCGCCCTCGCCACGATCAAGATCACCGATGGGCCGACCCGCACCGAATACCTCGCCTGGAACGCCCTCAACCCCAGCCCGGCAGCGCAAGCCTTCATCACTACTGCCGAATGA
- a CDS encoding cytochrome P450, producing the protein MAKVPADIPAAPGALPLAGHLRQLLRDPLGFVSGLPAHGDLVRVRFGPMTIVVVCDLETTLRVLRDDRIFDKGGLLYDRSRVVLGNGLITCPHADHRRQRRVLQPAFSSERLSRYAPVMTAHAREAAEQWHDGQIIDVNKLMMQLTERIIAEVMFSDALAPAALSTALDDLGVVIPGIIRSMIMPPQLAWLPTPADRRFRRAHTRLRATLGEIIAERRADHADRGDLFSAMLSTAAASREDDDGPLTDTEAIDQAVSFFVAGTETTSSGLAWALYALGRHPEICERVRAEVDEVLGGRPGTYADVPRLELTGRVVTEALRAWPPAGWLLTRTVARDVRLGGHDLPAGTTLGYSPYVIHHRPDLYPAPDRFAPERWDAAHRPRREAFIAFGFGARRCIGDQFAFAEVVLALAVLVARWRFEPLPGPDVRPSVAAGLAPHRLRMRVADHR; encoded by the coding sequence ATGGCCAAGGTGCCGGCCGACATCCCGGCCGCCCCCGGCGCGCTTCCCCTGGCCGGCCATCTCAGACAGCTGCTGCGCGACCCGCTGGGCTTCGTCTCGGGCCTGCCGGCGCACGGCGACCTGGTCCGGGTCCGGTTCGGCCCGATGACCATCGTCGTGGTCTGCGACCTCGAGACGACGCTCCGGGTACTGCGGGACGATCGGATCTTCGACAAGGGCGGGCTGCTCTACGACCGGAGCCGGGTGGTGCTCGGCAACGGCCTGATCACCTGTCCACACGCGGACCACCGCCGGCAGCGCCGGGTCCTGCAGCCCGCCTTCAGCTCCGAGCGCCTCAGCCGGTACGCGCCGGTGATGACCGCACATGCGCGCGAGGCCGCCGAACAGTGGCACGACGGCCAGATCATCGATGTGAACAAGCTGATGATGCAGCTCACCGAGCGGATCATCGCCGAGGTGATGTTCTCCGACGCGCTGGCGCCCGCGGCACTGAGTACCGCGCTGGACGACCTCGGCGTCGTCATCCCCGGCATCATACGGAGCATGATCATGCCGCCGCAGCTGGCCTGGCTGCCCACCCCCGCCGACCGCCGCTTCCGCCGCGCCCACACCCGGCTGCGGGCCACCCTCGGCGAGATCATCGCCGAGCGCCGCGCCGACCACGCCGACCGGGGCGACCTGTTCTCCGCGATGCTGTCCACGGCGGCCGCGAGCCGGGAAGACGACGACGGCCCGCTGACCGACACCGAGGCGATCGACCAGGCCGTCAGCTTCTTCGTGGCCGGCACCGAGACGACCTCCTCCGGCCTCGCCTGGGCGCTCTACGCACTGGGACGCCATCCGGAGATCTGCGAGCGGGTGCGGGCCGAGGTCGACGAGGTTCTGGGCGGCAGGCCCGGCACCTACGCCGACGTCCCCCGGTTGGAACTCACCGGACGGGTGGTCACCGAGGCGCTTCGGGCCTGGCCGCCGGCCGGCTGGCTGCTCACCCGCACGGTCGCCCGCGACGTCCGACTCGGCGGTCACGATCTGCCTGCCGGCACCACGCTCGGCTACAGCCCCTACGTCATCCACCACCGCCCCGACCTCTACCCGGCACCCGACCGCTTCGCGCCCGAGCGCTGGGACGCCGCGCACCGGCCGCGCCGTGAAGCGTTCATCGCCTTCGGCTTCGGCGCCCGCAGGTGCATCGGAGATCAGTTCGCGTTCGCCGAGGTCGTACTCGCTCTGGCGGTCCTCGTCGCCCGCTGGCGCTTCGAGCCGCTGCCCGGCCCCGACGTACGCCCGTCCGTCGCCGCGGGCCTCGCTCCACACCGGCTTCGCATGCGCGTCGCCGACCACCGCTGA
- a CDS encoding SAV_915 family protein: MREIEEPPDTLNGRRLYVPMRESGCGVRLALFRDRHGARCAVGFTDAGALQRVLGPDYTVLPLARRVLRELAAARGVEQIQVDPVFAAAPVARPARRMDPQMAGALAVCAAAGAAAALLGELR; encoded by the coding sequence ATGCGCGAGATCGAGGAGCCTCCGGATACCTTGAACGGCCGTCGGCTGTACGTGCCGATGCGCGAGTCGGGCTGCGGGGTGAGGTTGGCGTTGTTCCGGGACCGGCACGGGGCGCGGTGCGCGGTCGGTTTCACCGACGCCGGCGCGCTGCAACGAGTGCTCGGGCCGGATTACACCGTGCTGCCGCTGGCCCGGCGGGTGCTTCGGGAGCTGGCGGCGGCGCGCGGGGTGGAGCAGATCCAGGTCGATCCGGTGTTCGCCGCGGCGCCGGTCGCCCGGCCGGCGCGCCGGATGGACCCGCAGATGGCCGGGGCGCTGGCGGTCTGTGCCGCGGCAGGCGCGGCGGCCGCGTTGCTGGGAGAACTGCGATGA
- a CDS encoding polyprenyl synthetase family protein — MIASVGSPGVPVLDLDLFRARVEARIEQFLDAKARAVDTQRLPAPAVESLRAFFRAGGKRLRPLICACGWLAARGGRETASLIRVGAALEMFHAFALIHDDVMDRSDRRRGRPTVHRLLESDFSRSHPAGDSARLGESAAILVGDLSLVWSDELVHTAGLEPAVFMRVLELIDRMRSELMFGQYLDLTADARNGAGPELPLTVIRYKTAKYTVERPLQIGAALAGAGEGLLADLSAIALPLGEAFQLRDDLLGTFGDPEVTGKSQLDDLRAGKYTALIALALGDADPGQAAVLRGVLGNEAISDADADRARQVLDETGAAARVEQMIADRYRRTLTALDRAALPADADQALRSLAHDAVWRRS, encoded by the coding sequence GTGATCGCCTCGGTCGGCTCCCCCGGAGTACCCGTCCTCGACCTCGATCTCTTCCGGGCCCGCGTCGAGGCAAGGATCGAACAGTTCCTCGATGCCAAGGCACGTGCCGTCGACACCCAGCGGCTTCCGGCCCCGGCGGTGGAGTCGCTGCGCGCTTTCTTCCGCGCCGGCGGCAAACGGCTGCGTCCACTGATATGCGCCTGCGGCTGGCTGGCCGCACGGGGCGGGCGCGAGACGGCGAGCCTGATTCGGGTCGGAGCGGCGCTGGAGATGTTCCACGCTTTCGCGCTGATCCACGACGACGTGATGGACCGCTCCGACCGACGACGCGGCCGACCCACCGTCCACCGGCTGCTGGAGTCGGACTTCTCCCGTTCCCACCCCGCGGGTGACTCCGCGCGTCTCGGCGAGAGCGCCGCGATCCTCGTCGGCGACCTGTCCCTGGTCTGGTCGGACGAGCTGGTCCACACCGCAGGGCTCGAACCCGCGGTCTTCATGCGCGTGCTCGAGCTCATCGACCGGATGCGCTCAGAGCTGATGTTCGGTCAGTACCTCGACCTGACCGCCGACGCCCGGAACGGCGCCGGGCCCGAATTGCCGTTGACCGTCATCCGGTACAAGACCGCGAAGTACACCGTCGAACGGCCCTTGCAGATCGGCGCCGCCCTCGCCGGGGCCGGCGAGGGCCTCTTGGCCGATCTGAGCGCGATCGCGCTTCCGCTCGGCGAGGCCTTCCAGCTGCGCGACGACCTGTTGGGCACCTTCGGCGACCCGGAGGTGACCGGCAAGTCCCAGCTCGACGACCTGCGGGCGGGCAAGTACACCGCGCTGATCGCGCTGGCTCTCGGCGACGCGGACCCAGGCCAGGCCGCGGTATTGCGTGGTGTCCTGGGCAACGAGGCGATCAGCGACGCCGACGCCGACCGAGCCCGGCAGGTCCTGGACGAGACGGGCGCCGCCGCCCGGGTCGAGCAGATGATCGCCGACCGGTACCGCCGGACCTTGACCGCCCTCGATCGAGCCGCGCTGCCCGCCGACGCGGACCAGGCGCTTCGGTCCCTGGCCCACGACGCCGTCTGGAGACGGTCGTGA
- a CDS encoding S26 family signal peptidase — protein sequence MSILIATSITVPALAIGWYAVWVLRRRLVVVDVHGASMEPTLRQGDRVLVRRIPAESVRTGDIVVIERSGAGAAAEQPLQLDRLDRRRDWAIKRAAAVAGDPVPASVAAAAGVTPGTAVPAGFLVVLGDNPSRSADSRVWGYLPTERLLGVVRRRLDGR from the coding sequence ATGAGTATTCTGATTGCGACGTCGATCACCGTGCCGGCGCTAGCGATCGGCTGGTATGCCGTATGGGTGCTGCGACGGAGGCTGGTGGTCGTCGACGTCCACGGAGCGAGCATGGAGCCCACGCTCCGACAGGGCGACCGCGTGTTGGTCAGACGGATACCCGCGGAATCCGTGCGCACCGGCGACATCGTCGTCATCGAGCGAAGTGGCGCCGGGGCGGCCGCGGAACAGCCGCTGCAGTTGGATCGGCTGGATCGGCGCCGGGACTGGGCCATCAAGCGCGCGGCAGCCGTGGCCGGTGACCCGGTGCCGGCTTCGGTGGCGGCCGCGGCCGGTGTCACCCCGGGAACGGCGGTGCCCGCGGGATTCCTCGTCGTACTCGGCGACAATCCCTCCCGCAGCGCCGATTCTCGCGTCTGGGGCTATCTGCCCACGGAACGGCTGCTCGGCGTCGTCCGAAGAAGGCTGGACGGCCGATAG
- the lysA gene encoding diaminopimelate decarboxylase has product MSLRVELLGEESDERETGAVLGSPWPAGAREQAGRIVVGGVDLGELVERFGTPLYVLDEAEFRSRAAAYARALPQDSVRYAAKAFFSPTLARWVREEGLGVDVCSANELALALDAGFEPERIVLHGVAKTHEELETATREHVGRIVIDGFTEIAHLASLAGRHRPYQPQGVYVRVIPGIAVGHHEAVRTGIEDQQFGLSLADGSALDAVTRILGQAHLRLCGLHCHLGSQISTIEPYLTAVDRLTAFLAELHVRHGIQLPELDLGGGQAIGYRPGDASLRPGEFAAAVTARLRERCAEHGLAVPRLVIEPGRSIVGPAGIALYRVLAVKTSAHGIRFAAVDGGMSDNPRPALYHAAYTIRPVAQHGGAPLRPTRVVGRHCEAGDVLAPEAQLPEDLRAGDVLAVPASGAYQLSMSSAYNLVGRPPLVAVRDGLARLIQRRETLADLTSREGAWG; this is encoded by the coding sequence ATGAGTCTGCGGGTGGAGTTGCTCGGGGAGGAGTCCGACGAGCGCGAGACGGGCGCGGTGCTCGGCTCGCCGTGGCCGGCCGGAGCGCGCGAGCAGGCGGGACGCATCGTCGTGGGCGGCGTCGATCTGGGCGAACTCGTCGAGCGTTTCGGGACCCCGTTGTACGTGCTCGACGAAGCGGAGTTCCGCTCGCGTGCGGCTGCGTATGCACGGGCTCTGCCGCAGGATTCGGTGCGCTACGCGGCGAAGGCGTTCTTCAGTCCGACGCTCGCGCGGTGGGTGCGGGAGGAGGGCCTCGGGGTGGACGTGTGCTCGGCCAACGAGCTCGCCCTCGCACTGGACGCCGGCTTCGAACCGGAACGGATCGTGCTGCACGGGGTGGCCAAGACCCACGAGGAGCTCGAGACCGCGACGCGCGAACACGTCGGCCGAATCGTCATCGACGGGTTCACCGAGATCGCGCACCTGGCCTCGCTCGCCGGCCGGCACCGGCCGTATCAGCCGCAAGGCGTGTACGTGCGCGTGATCCCCGGCATAGCCGTCGGCCACCACGAGGCGGTGCGCACCGGGATCGAGGACCAGCAGTTCGGTCTCAGCCTCGCGGACGGCTCCGCGCTCGACGCCGTCACCCGCATACTCGGCCAGGCACACCTGCGCCTGTGCGGCCTGCACTGCCATCTCGGGTCGCAGATCTCTACGATCGAGCCCTACCTCACCGCCGTCGACCGGCTGACGGCCTTCCTCGCCGAGCTGCACGTCCGGCACGGGATCCAGCTGCCCGAACTGGACCTCGGCGGCGGCCAGGCGATCGGCTACCGGCCGGGCGACGCGTCGCTGCGACCGGGGGAGTTCGCCGCCGCGGTCACGGCGCGGCTGCGCGAGCGCTGCGCCGAACACGGGCTGGCGGTGCCACGCCTGGTGATCGAGCCGGGCCGCTCGATCGTGGGCCCGGCCGGAATCGCGCTCTACCGCGTGCTGGCGGTCAAGACCAGCGCGCACGGGATCCGGTTCGCGGCGGTCGACGGCGGGATGAGCGACAATCCGCGCCCGGCGCTGTACCACGCCGCGTACACGATCCGGCCGGTCGCGCAGCACGGTGGTGCGCCGCTGCGTCCCACCCGCGTCGTCGGACGGCACTGCGAGGCCGGCGACGTGCTCGCGCCCGAGGCGCAGCTGCCCGAGGACCTGCGCGCCGGGGACGTGCTGGCGGTCCCGGCCTCCGGCGCGTATCAGCTCTCGATGTCCTCGGCGTACAACCTGGTCGGCCGCCCGCCGCTGGTCGCGGTGCGCGACGGACTGGCCCGGCTCATCCAGCGGCGCGAGACCCTGGCCGACCTCACGAGCCGCGAGGGAGCCTGGGGCTGA